The Rhizobium leguminosarum DNA segment CTGCCATTGATGCTCGATGTCTGCCGCGAGATCCTGTCGCCGAAGGCGGTGGGTCTGGTGCTGACGGCCTATTCGATCCGCGCCAGCTTCTATTCGATCCACGAGCTGATGCGCGAGACGATGCGGGGCGCCGGCGGGGTGGTCGAATCCGGCGAACTGGTGATCCGCGAGGCGGGCCTCGACGGCAAGACGCAGGGCCGCGCGCTTTCCACTTCCCTCTTTTCCCGCTGGGTGCCGAAATGAGCAAGGACTTCCACGATCAGGGACCGCGCAGGGTCGGACAGGTGAAGGAAGTCACTTCGCTTGCCAATCCCATCATCAAGGACATCAAGGCGCTGACGAACAAGAAGTCGCGGGAGGAAAGCGGGACTTTCCTGGCCGAAGGACTGAAGCTCGTCATTGATGCGATCGAACTCGGCTGGACGATCCGAACGCTGGTCTATGCCAAGGCGGCCAAGGGCAAGCCGCTGGTCGAGCAGATGGCGGCAAGGACCGTCGCCTCGGGCGGGCTGGTGCTCGAAGTCAGCGAAAAGGTGATTGCCTCGATCACCCGCCGCGACAATCCGCAGATGGTCGTCGGCATCTTCGAGCAGCGCTGGACGCCGCTTAAGGGTATCCGGCCGAGGGATGGCGAGACCTGGGTGGCGCTCGACCGGGTGCGCGATCCCGGCAATCTTGGCACCATCATCCGCACGGCGGATGCGGCCGGCGCTTCCGGCATCATTCTGATCGGAGAGACGACCGATCCCTTCTCGCTCGAAACGGTGCGGGCCACCATGGGCTCGGTTTTCGCCGTTCCGGTCGCGCGGGCGACACCGGAGGAATTCGTCGCCTGGCGGAAATCGGCCGGCGTTTCCGTGGTCGCGACGCATCTTGCCGGCGCGGTCGATTACCGCACGATCGACTACCGGAAAAAGCCCGTCGTGCTGTTGATGGGCAACGAGCAATCCGGCCTGCCGGACCAGCTGGCCAGGGAGGCCGACGCGCTTGCCCGCATTCCGCAGCAGGGCCGCGCCGACTCTTTGAACCTCGCCGTCGCCACCGCCGTCATGCTTTTCGAAGCCCGCCGCCATCTCCTCTCACTAGCCGAGGGCAAATGACCGAACAGACGTATGCCCGCCCCGCGCTGTTTTCGCGCCCGGCGCCGATCCTCTTCTTCATCGTCGTCGCCGTTGTCATAGACCAGGCCGTCAAGATCACTGTCGATCATTACCTGCCGCTGCAGGAAGCCGTGCCGGTTATTCCGATGCTGGCGCTCTACCGGACCTACAATCTCGGCGTCGCCTTTTCGATGCTGTCGGGCATGGACGGCTGGTTCATCGTCGGCATGCGGCTCGTCATCGTCGCCTTCGTCATCTGGCTGTGGAACCGCACGGCCAAGGACCGCTGGCTCGCCCATCTCGGTTATGCGCTGATCATCGCCGGCGCGATCGGCAATCTCGTCGACCGCTTCGCCTATGGCCATGTGATCGATTACATTC contains these protein-coding regions:
- the lspA gene encoding signal peptidase II, which codes for MTEQTYARPALFSRPAPILFFIVVAVVIDQAVKITVDHYLPLQEAVPVIPMLALYRTYNLGVAFSMLSGMDGWFIVGMRLVIVAFVIWLWNRTAKDRWLAHLGYALIIAGAIGNLVDRFAYGHVIDYILFHTESWTFAVFNLADSFITIGAGCVILDELLLPKKAGR
- a CDS encoding TrmH family RNA methyltransferase, yielding MSKDFHDQGPRRVGQVKEVTSLANPIIKDIKALTNKKSREESGTFLAEGLKLVIDAIELGWTIRTLVYAKAAKGKPLVEQMAARTVASGGLVLEVSEKVIASITRRDNPQMVVGIFEQRWTPLKGIRPRDGETWVALDRVRDPGNLGTIIRTADAAGASGIILIGETTDPFSLETVRATMGSVFAVPVARATPEEFVAWRKSAGVSVVATHLAGAVDYRTIDYRKKPVVLLMGNEQSGLPDQLAREADALARIPQQGRADSLNLAVATAVMLFEARRHLLSLAEGK